The genomic DNA AAGTTTACTAAAAAGGATTTTGAAGATATTTTAAAATAATAGTTTTAGAAAGAAGTGAGAATTAATGAAGCTTATAGATTCACATGCACATATGGATAATGATGCTTTTGATTGTGATAGAGAAGAAGTTTTCCAAAGAATAGAAGAAAAAATGGATTTCATTGTAAATATAGGTTACGATTTAGAAAGTAGTAAAAAAAGTGTTGAATATGCAAATAAATATGACTTTGTCTATGCTACAGTTGGATTTCATCCAGATGAAATATCAGGTTATTCACAAGAAAGTCTAGAAATATTGGAAGATTTAGCACAAGATCCTAAAGTTGTAGCAATAGGAGAAATAGGATTAGACTATCACTGGATGACACATCCTAAAGAAGTGCAACAAGATATATTTAGAAAACAACTAAATTTTGCTAGAAAAATTGGAAAACCAGTAGTCATTCATTCAAGAGAAGCTATGGAAGATACAATTAATATATTAAATGAATTTCCAGATATAAAAGGAATATTTCATTGTTATCCTGGCTCAGTAGAATCTGCAAAAGGCTTAGTAGATAGATTCTATTTAGGAATTGGAGGAGTATTAACTTTTAAAAATGCAAAAAAATTAATAGAAGTTGTAAAGGAAATTCCCCTAGAAAAACTAGTGCTAGAAACAGATTGTCCATATATGACTCCAGCTCCTTTTAGAGGAAAACGAAATGAGCCTTTATATGTTGAGTATGTGGCTAGAAAAATTGCTGAGATAAAAAATATTGATTTTGAAACAGTTGCAGAGATTACAAATAAAAATACAAGAATTGTATATGGAATAAGTGAGGAAATTAAATGATAATATGTCCTGTTTGTAAAGAGGAATTAGTTAAAGAGGGAAGAACTTTTAAATGTAAAAATAATCATTGTTTTGATATGGCAAAACAAGGGTATACCAATCTTTTATTATCTAATCAAAAGCATAGTAAAATGCCAGGTGATGATAAAGATATGGTAATGAGTAGACGTGGATTTTTAGAAAAAGGATTTTATGATGCTATATCAAATGCTGTAAATAATATAGTATTAGAAAATATAGCTAGCAAAGAAATAAATATTCTAGATATAGGTTGTGGAGAAGGTTATTATACAAAAAGATTAGCCAAATCTTTGAAAGATAATAATATCACTAGTAATATTACAGGAATAGATATATCAAAAGAAGCTATACTAGCAGCAGCAAAAAGTAATAAAGAGATAGAGTGGATTGTTGCTAGTGCAACTAATATACCTTTTTCTGATAACTCTCTTGATTTTATTATTTGTATGTTTGCTAAAATTATACCAGAAGAAAAATTGAGAACTTTAAAAAAAGATGGGTATTTAATTGTTGTTTCAACAGGAGAAAATCATTTGATTGAATTAAAAAGAGTTGTATATGACAATGTAAGAACAGAATTTTATTCTCCAATAGAAGATTTAAATATTTTTGAGCATGTAAAAACTGTAAATTGTATAGATAAGGTGAAAATAGATAGTAATGAAAGCATAAGAAATCTTTTTGATATGACTCCGTATAGATGGAGAAGTCCAAAAGATGGTATAGAAAAATTATTTGCCTTAGATAATCTAGAAATAACAATAGATGTAAATATTGATATATTTAAAAAATCATAGAGGGGCTTATGATATTAGGAGTAGGGACTGATATTATTGAGATATCAAGAATAAAAAAAGCTATAGAAAATGAAAGTTTTCTAAAAAAGGTATATACAGATTGTGAAAGAATAGAAGCAGAACATAAAGGAATTAATAGTGTTGCTACTTATGCAGGAAAATTTTGTGCAAAAGAAGCGATTTCTAAGGCTTTAGGAACTGGAATACGAGATTTTAAATTACAAGATATTGAGATTTTATCTGATAAACTAGGTAAACCTAACGTATATTTTAAAGGTGAGTTAGCTAATAAAATGAAAGATAATAAAATTGAAATTTCTATATCACATTGTAAAGAATATGCTACTGCTGTAGCATTATTACTGAAAGGGGAGAAGTTAAATGGATAAGAAAGAATTTTTTAAAGAATTAGATGAATTTATTGATGGATTAAGAGATAAAAAAGATGATGTAAAAATACTTAATTTCGTTGTTGAAAAATTAGACTCTATACCTAAAGATGTGCAAAAACATATTGCTGATAAGACAGGTCTTATGGAGATATCTATAGAAAATACTATAAACTTCTATCCTAAATTTAGAACTAAAGTAAGTGATATAAAAGAAGTTGCAGTGTGTACAGGTATGAATTGTGGACCAGCAGGTGGTCAAGATATATATAATGCACTTGTGGAAATTTTAGAAGTAGATAAAAATGGATTATCAAAAGATGGAAAAATAATCCTTAATAAAAAACGATGTTTTGGAAGATGTCCTAAGGGGCCTAATGTTTCAATTTATGGAGAGATATATAGCTTTATGACTCTTCAAGATGTCAAAAGAAGATTAGGACTAAAATAATTTTAGGAGGTTAATTTTGGATATACTTGATATAAAAAGAGAGTTTGCTGAATATAATGAAAAAATAAAACATATCAGGGGGTCTCTTTGACTTAGAAAAAAGAGAAAAAAAGATACAGGAGTTAGAAAAAAAGACTACTGAAGATGGATTTTGGGGAGATAAAAGAAAAAGTTCTGCTATTATAAAAGAGATGAATGGAGAAAAGGAAATAGTAGGAACTTTTAAAAAAATTGAAAAAGATATAGAAGATGAAGAAGTTTTAATAGATTTTGTTGAATCTGGAGAAACTGATTTTCAAGATGAATTAGAGAAAAAACACAAATTTTTAGGAAAAGAAATAGATAGCTTTGATACTAGTTTACTATTAGATGGAGATTATGATTCTAATAATGCTATTGTGACAATTCATTCAGGAGCAGGAGGAACAGAAGCTTGTGACTGGGCTGACATGTTATATAGAATGTATTCAAGATGGTGTGCAGAAAAAAAATATAAAATAATAGAGCTTGACTTTATGCCTGGAGATAGTGTTGGAATAAAATCTATTACTTTTCTTGTGCAAGGAGCTAATGCTTTTGGATATTTAAAAAATGAAAAAGGTGTCCATAGACTTGTAAGAATTTCACCTTTTGACGCTAATAAAAAAAGGCATACTTCTTTTGCTTCAGTAGAAGTGATGCCAGAAGTAGACGATACAATAGAAATCAATGTGGATCCTGGAGATATAAGAATAGATACATATAGATCTAGTGGAGCTGGTGGACAACACGTAAATATGACGGATTCAGCTGTTAGAATTACACACTTCCCAACAGGAATTGTAGTTACTTGTCAAAAAGAAAGATCACAACTTAACAATAGAGAAACAGCAATGAAACTTTTAAAATCTAAACTTGTTGAACTTGAGATGAAAAAGAAAGAAGAAGAGCTTAAAAAAATTCAGGGAGAGCAAAGTGAAATAGGTTGGGGAAATCAAATAAGATCATATGTTTTCCAACCTTATACACTTGTTAAAGATCATAGAACAGGTGTTGAGTCAGGAAATATAAGAGCTGTGATGGATGGGGATTTAGATAGCTTCATAAATGGATATTTGAGATGGAGCAAAACCAAATAAAAAACTTTAAAAAAAGATAAAATTGTGATAGAATTTAAAGTAAATAATTTATAAGATGGGAGAGTTAAATCATGGAAAAGAAAGTAAGAACAAGAATAGCACCATCACCTACTGGAGATCCCCATGTGGGAACTGCTTATATAGCACTATTTAACTTAGCATTTGCTAATTCACAAAAAGGTGATTTTATATTAAGAATAGAGGATACAGATCAAAATAGATATACTGAAGGATCTGAGCAAATGATATTTGATGCTATGCACTGGTTAGACTTAAATTATGCAGAAGGACCAGATGTAGGTGGAGAATATGGACCATATAGACAATCAGAAAGATTCCATCTTTATGGAGAATATGCAAGAAAACTTGTAGAACAAGGTGGAGCATATTATTGCTTTTGTTCACAAGAGAGACTTGAAAAATTAAGAGAAAGACAAAAAGCTATGGGAAAAGCTCCAGGGTATGATGGACATTGTCGTTCACTAACTCCTGAAGAAATTCAAGCAAAACTTGATGCTGGAGAACCATATGTAATTAGACTTAAAATGCCTTACGAAGGTGAAACAGTTATAAAAGATAGACTTAGAGGAGATATCGTATTTGAAAATAATAAGATAGATGACCAAGTTTTATTAAAAGCAGATGGGTTCCCAACATATCACCTAGCAAATGTTGTAGATGACCATTTAATGGGAATAACTCATGTTATAAGAGCTGAAGAATGGATAGCTTCAACTCCAAAACATATTCAATTATATAAAGCTTTTGGTTGGGATCAACCAGAATTTATTCATATGCCACTTCTTAGAAATGCAGATAGAACAAAAATCTCTAAAAGAAAAAATCCTGTTTCATTAAATTGGTATAAAGAACAAGGATATCTAAAAGAAGGAATGATAAACTTCTTAGGACTTATGGGATATTCATTTGGAGAAAATAGAGAAATATTTACTCTTCAAGAATTTATAGATAACTTCAATATTGATAAAGTTTCTCTTGGTGGACCTGTATTTGACCTTGTTAAATTAGGATGGGTTAACAATCAACATATGAGAATGAAAGATATTGATGAACTAACAAAACTTGCAATTCCTTTCTTCCAACAAGAAGGATTTGTAGGAGAAGAAGTATCAGATCATGAATATAGAGCATTAGTAAAAATCGTTGAAATTTTAAGAGAAAGTGCTCAAAACTTAAAAGAAATAGCACAAGAATCAGCTGTATATTTTAATGACACATTTGAACTACCTGTAGTAACAGAAGAAATGAATAAAAAAGAAAGAAAAAGTGTAGAAAAACTAAATGCTTCAATAGAAGATCCTATTGGTAAAGAAGCAATAAAACACTTTGTAAAGAAACTTGAAGCATGGGAAAAAGAAGATTTCACAGTAGATGAAGCAAAAGAGATCTTACACTCAACATTAGATGAAATGGGTGAAGGACCAGCTAAAGTATTTATGCCTTTAAGAGCTGTAATAACAGGACAAGCTAGAGGTGCTGATCTTTATAATGTTTTATTTATCATAGGTAAAGAAAGAACACTTGCTAGAATAAAAACAATGGTAGAAAAATATAATATTATATAATGTCAAAAGGGGTAGTATGAAACTACCCCTTTTTTTAAAAAACAACCTTCATTTTTTGAAGGTTGTTACTAATTTTGTTTCTTATTTTTTCGTTTTCTTTTTCCCTTTTGATGATTTTTTTGTTTCTTTTTTTTCTACTACAGGATTCATCTTTTCAGTAAGATTTTTACCAGGTTTAAATTTAGCAACTGTTTTTGAAGGAACTTTCATAGGTTCTCTTGTTTTAGGATTGATACAAGTTCTTTCTGCTCTTTGTGCAGCTTCAAATTTTCCAAATCCTATAAATGCAACACTATCACCTTTTACTAGTACTTCTTCAAGAGTTTCTAAAAAAACTTTAGTTAATCTTTCTGCTTCTAATTTAGTTTTTAGTTCAGCTTTTTTACCAAATAATTCCACAAATTCTTTTTTTGTCATTAGAATCACTCCATTCTTTTATTTAGTTGCCTCTACTATTAAAATAGCATGTTTTGTCAATAAACTCAATAGTTTTTGTGGGTTTTTTGACTTTTTTTCTTTTGCTATCCTCATAAATTCAAGGTTAAATTAGTGTATATATATTCAATTCTTTAATTGATGAGGCTTTCATGAGATTTTGACTTTTATATTTTTAAATTATATAATTAAGGTATAAATTATAGAAACAAGGGGAGAGATTATGTCAAATTTAGGATATGGATTTCCAAAATTAGGGGTAACAGTTACAAAAGATGGTGTTAATTTTTCAATTTATTGTAAAAATTGTAAAAATGTAGCGTTAAAAATATACGAGGAAGAAAACTTAGTATATAGATTTTGTTTGGATTCGAAATTTAATAGAACTGGGGATATATGGCATATTTTTTTAAATGAGTGCACAGAAGGAAGTTTATATTTATGGGAAATAGACGAACATGATATATTAGATCCATATGCTTTATCTTTTACAAATGAGGATATGTGTGATAAAAAGAAGAATATAGTAATAAAAAGAGATGAAAAAAATTTAGAAATGCATTTAAATATACCATGGAATGAATTAATAATCTATGAGTTACATGTGGGTATGTTTACAAAGCATTTTAATTCAGGTGTAAAATCACCTGGAACTTTTAGTGGATTAATTGAAAAAATACCTTATTTAAAAGGTCTTGGAATAAATGCTGTGGAACTATTACCAGTTTATGAATGGGATAGTTATACAGGAAGATATAATTCTAAGAATGAATTACTAAAAAATGTCTGGGGTTATAATCCAATTAATTTTTTTGCACTTACGAAAAAATATACTGATGTAAAAAATAAATATTCGTTTACTGAGATACAGGAGTTTAAAAATCTTGTAAGAGAGTTTCATAACTATGGAATAGAGGTAATTTTAGATGTAGTATATAATCATACTGCTGAAAGTGGTCATGGGGGTAAAAAGTATAATTTTAAGCTCTTAGGACGAGAAGAATTTTATATTTTTGATCAGATAACAGGTGATTATACTAATTACTCAGGATGTGGAAATACATTTAAGTGTAATAGAAAAGTTAGTAAAGATATGATAATTGATTCATTAAAGTATTGGTATCTAGAAGTTGGAGTTGATGGTTTTAGATTTGATTTAGCCTCTATTTTAGGTAGAAATGAAAATGGTCAATGGGGAGATGTATCTATATTAAATGAAATTGCTCAAGATCCTATTTTATCTTATGCAAAACTTATTTCAGAAAGTTGGGATTTAGGAGGATATTACGTTGGAGATATGCCAACTGGTTGGAGTGAATGGAATGGCAAATATAGAGATGTTGTCAGAAAATTTGTAAAAGGAGATTTTAATCAAATTTCAGATTTGATAAAGCGTATTTTTGGAAGTTTTGATATTTTTGGACGAAAAATATCTACCCCATATACAAGTATTAATTTTATAACATGTCATGATGGATTTACTTTACATGATCTTGTTAGCTATAATACAAAACATAACTTAGATAATGGTGAAGATAATAAAGATGGTGAAAATATTAATAATTCATACAATTGGGGAGATGAAGGAGAAACTCATGATGAAAATATCTTAGAGATAAGAAGAAGACAAATGAAAAATTTTATGTTAATTTTATTTATTTCACAAGGGGTACCTATGATACTTATGGGAGATGAAATGGGAAGGACTCAAAGAGGAAATAATAATGCTTATTGTCAAGATAATTTAACTACTTGGGTTGATTGGGATCTTTTAGAAAAAAATAAAGAACTATATGAATTTATTAAAAATATGATAAAACTTAGAAAAAAATATCCAATTTTTCAAAGTACTAGTTATTTAGAATGCGATGATACTAGAAATGGAGATATCATTTTACATGGAACAAAATTAAATCAACCTGATTTATCATATCATTCTTTAAGTATAGCTTTTGAATTATTAGATAAAAAAAATAATACAAACTTCTACATAGCGTTAAATTCATATTATAATGATTTAATATTTGAATTACCAGAACTACAAAATGAAAAATGGCATAGAGTAGTAGATACTTCTTGCAAAGAAAGTTTTAAAACTGTATTAGAAGAGATAAATGAAAAGTCATATGTTGTAAAAGCTAGAAGCTCAATAATATTAATAAGAAAACAAAAGCAGATTATTTAGATCTGCTTTTGTTTTATAAATTATTCTCTAACTTGTCCATTTCCCATAATAACATATTTAGTAGTAGTTAATTCTTTTAATCCCATAGGACCTCTAGCATGAAGTTTTTGAGTACTGATACCAATTTCAGCTCCAAAGCCAAATTGTCCACCATCTGTAAATCTTGTAGACGCATTTACATAAACAGCAGCAGCATCAATTTCATTTAAGAATTTTTGAGCATTTGTGTAATTTTCAGTTATTATACATTCTGAATGTCTAGTTCCATATGTTCCAATATGTTTTATAGCTTCATCTATATTTTCAACAGTTTTTATAGCTACTATATAATCTTCATATTCAGTAGCCCAATCTTCTTCAGTTGCTTTAAGAGAAGTAGGTATATATTGATTAACAGTTTCATCTCCTCTAATTTCAACATTTTTAGCAATAAGTTGTTTTCCTAATTCTGGAAGAATATTACCTGCTATATTTTTATGGATAAGTAATGTTTCAACAGCATTACAAACTCCAGGTCTTTGTGTTTTAGCATTAATAATTATATTTATTGCATCTTCAATTTTTCCATTTTCATCAACAAATATATGACAGTTTCCAATACCAGTTTGAATGCAAGGAATAGTACTATTTTCAATAACACTATTTATAAGTCTTGCACTACCTCTAGGGATTAAAACATCTACATATTTATGAGCTTTCATAAGTTTATTTGCAGTTTCATGACTTGTATCTTCTAAAATTTGTACAGCGTTTTCATTGACACCACATTCTTTTAAAACATCTTTAAATATTTTAACTATTGCAATATTAGTATTAATAGCTTCTTTTCCACCTCTTAAAACAACAGCATTTCCGCTTTTTAGACAAAGCCCAAAAGCGTCAGCTGTAACATTTGGACGAGATTCAAATATTATAGCTATAACTCCAAGAGGAACTCTTTTTTGTTGAATAATAAGTCCGTTAGGAAGAGTTTTTCCATATAAAAATTCACCAACAGGATCATTAAGAGCTGCTATTTCTTCTAAACCTTGAGCCATACCTTTTATTCTGTCAGGAGTAAGAGTTAATCTATCTATAAAAGCTGCTTTTACACCATTTTCTTTTGCATTTTTAACATCGATTTCATTTATCTTTAAAATATTTTCCATATTATCTAATAAAGCTTTTGCAGACTTTAATAGAATTTGATTTTTTATTTTAGTTGATAATTGTGCTATCTCTATTTCTGCTTCTTTAGCAGCAGAACATAAGTTTTCTATATACATGAAGTACCTCCTATTTTTTGCAGTCAAAAACTGTTCCTACGTCTTTTTGATCCATTAAATCTTGTATTAATAGGGGATTAGAACCATTTAAAATTGCCATAATAACCCCATGATCATAGCAAGTTCTAGCAGCTAAAAGCTTTGTTTCCATTCCACCTACGCTAAATTCGCTACCTTTTTCTCCACCCATAGATAAAATGTCATCAGTAACTTTTTCTACATATGGAATTCTTTTAGCTTCAGGGTGAGTTTTAGGATTTGCATCATATAAAGCATCAATGTCAGTAAGAATGATTAATAAGTCAGATTGCAATAATGCTGCAACACTAGCTGATAATCTATCATTATCACTAAATTCAATTTCAAATGTTGAAATTGTATCATTTGCATTTATTATTGGAATAACTCCAAAGTCTAATAGAGTTTCTAAAGTATTATTAGTATTTGTTCTTCTTTCACCAGCTTTAAAATCTTCTTTAGTTAGGAGAACTTGAGCAACTCTTTGGTTGTATTCTCCAAGAAAATTTTGATAAATATGCATAAGTTCAACCTGCCCAACTGCAGCAGCAGCTTGTTTTTCTCTTGTTATAGTAGGTCTTTTTTCAAAATTAAGACTCTTTGATCCAACACCAATTGCTCCAGAAGTTACTAGTATAACTTCTTTATCTTGATTTCTAAGATCTGCTAATACCCATGATAATCTATTAATTAAATTAAGATTAAGATTTCCATTGGGATATGTAAGAGTTGATGTACCAACTTTTACAACGATTCTTTTGGAATCTTTGATTCTCTGTCTGATATTATTTTCCATTGTTAATCACCTTAAGTTTGTTATTAATAATATATATTATACTAGTAAAATACTTTTTTGAGTACCTTTTTTTTAAAAATGTATAAATTCCTTGAATTTTTCCTTATTTAAGTTTATAGTTTATATAAGACATAAAATATCTGGAGGGGATAAAATGGAAAAATTACAATTGAATGATTTTTTGTATTACAATTATTTATCAGGATTAGAATCTTCACCAAATGAAGATAAAGTAGCATTTATTGTGCACAGAGCTGATATTGATACAAATAATTATAAGTCATATATTTGGATTATGGATTGTGAGAGTAAAGATTACTTCCAAC from Fusobacterium hominis includes the following:
- a CDS encoding TatD family hydrolase; the protein is MKLIDSHAHMDNDAFDCDREEVFQRIEEKMDFIVNIGYDLESSKKSVEYANKYDFVYATVGFHPDEISGYSQESLEILEDLAQDPKVVAIGEIGLDYHWMTHPKEVQQDIFRKQLNFARKIGKPVVIHSREAMEDTINILNEFPDIKGIFHCYPGSVESAKGLVDRFYLGIGGVLTFKNAKKLIEVVKEIPLEKLVLETDCPYMTPAPFRGKRNEPLYVEYVARKIAEIKNIDFETVAEITNKNTRIVYGISEEIK
- a CDS encoding putative RNA methyltransferase, translating into MIICPVCKEELVKEGRTFKCKNNHCFDMAKQGYTNLLLSNQKHSKMPGDDKDMVMSRRGFLEKGFYDAISNAVNNIVLENIASKEINILDIGCGEGYYTKRLAKSLKDNNITSNITGIDISKEAILAAAKSNKEIEWIVASATNIPFSDNSLDFIICMFAKIIPEEKLRTLKKDGYLIVVSTGENHLIELKRVVYDNVRTEFYSPIEDLNIFEHVKTVNCIDKVKIDSNESIRNLFDMTPYRWRSPKDGIEKLFALDNLEITIDVNIDIFKKS
- the acpS gene encoding holo-ACP synthase; this translates as MILGVGTDIIEISRIKKAIENESFLKKVYTDCERIEAEHKGINSVATYAGKFCAKEAISKALGTGIRDFKLQDIEILSDKLGKPNVYFKGELANKMKDNKIEISISHCKEYATAVALLLKGEKLNG
- a CDS encoding NADH-quinone oxidoreductase subunit NuoE family protein gives rise to the protein MDKKEFFKELDEFIDGLRDKKDDVKILNFVVEKLDSIPKDVQKHIADKTGLMEISIENTINFYPKFRTKVSDIKEVAVCTGMNCGPAGGQDIYNALVEILEVDKNGLSKDGKIILNKKRCFGRCPKGPNVSIYGEIYSFMTLQDVKRRLGLK
- the prfB gene encoding peptide chain release factor 2 (programmed frameshift); the encoded protein is MDILDIKREFAEYNEKIKHIRGSLDLEKREKKIQELEKKTTEDGFWGDKRKSSAIIKEMNGEKEIVGTFKKIEKDIEDEEVLIDFVESGETDFQDELEKKHKFLGKEIDSFDTSLLLDGDYDSNNAIVTIHSGAGGTEACDWADMLYRMYSRWCAEKKYKIIELDFMPGDSVGIKSITFLVQGANAFGYLKNEKGVHRLVRISPFDANKKRHTSFASVEVMPEVDDTIEINVDPGDIRIDTYRSSGAGGQHVNMTDSAVRITHFPTGIVVTCQKERSQLNNRETAMKLLKSKLVELEMKKKEEELKKIQGEQSEIGWGNQIRSYVFQPYTLVKDHRTGVESGNIRAVMDGDLDSFINGYLRWSKTK
- the gltX gene encoding glutamate--tRNA ligase, translated to MEKKVRTRIAPSPTGDPHVGTAYIALFNLAFANSQKGDFILRIEDTDQNRYTEGSEQMIFDAMHWLDLNYAEGPDVGGEYGPYRQSERFHLYGEYARKLVEQGGAYYCFCSQERLEKLRERQKAMGKAPGYDGHCRSLTPEEIQAKLDAGEPYVIRLKMPYEGETVIKDRLRGDIVFENNKIDDQVLLKADGFPTYHLANVVDDHLMGITHVIRAEEWIASTPKHIQLYKAFGWDQPEFIHMPLLRNADRTKISKRKNPVSLNWYKEQGYLKEGMINFLGLMGYSFGENREIFTLQEFIDNFNIDKVSLGGPVFDLVKLGWVNNQHMRMKDIDELTKLAIPFFQQEGFVGEEVSDHEYRALVKIVEILRESAQNLKEIAQESAVYFNDTFELPVVTEEMNKKERKSVEKLNASIEDPIGKEAIKHFVKKLEAWEKEDFTVDEAKEILHSTLDEMGEGPAKVFMPLRAVITGQARGADLYNVLFIIGKERTLARIKTMVEKYNII
- a CDS encoding HU family DNA-binding protein, translated to MTKKEFVELFGKKAELKTKLEAERLTKVFLETLEEVLVKGDSVAFIGFGKFEAAQRAERTCINPKTREPMKVPSKTVAKFKPGKNLTEKMNPVVEKKETKKSSKGKKKTKK
- a CDS encoding glycogen debranching protein; translated protein: MSNLGYGFPKLGVTVTKDGVNFSIYCKNCKNVALKIYEEENLVYRFCLDSKFNRTGDIWHIFLNECTEGSLYLWEIDEHDILDPYALSFTNEDMCDKKKNIVIKRDEKNLEMHLNIPWNELIIYELHVGMFTKHFNSGVKSPGTFSGLIEKIPYLKGLGINAVELLPVYEWDSYTGRYNSKNELLKNVWGYNPINFFALTKKYTDVKNKYSFTEIQEFKNLVREFHNYGIEVILDVVYNHTAESGHGGKKYNFKLLGREEFYIFDQITGDYTNYSGCGNTFKCNRKVSKDMIIDSLKYWYLEVGVDGFRFDLASILGRNENGQWGDVSILNEIAQDPILSYAKLISESWDLGGYYVGDMPTGWSEWNGKYRDVVRKFVKGDFNQISDLIKRIFGSFDIFGRKISTPYTSINFITCHDGFTLHDLVSYNTKHNLDNGEDNKDGENINNSYNWGDEGETHDENILEIRRRQMKNFMLILFISQGVPMILMGDEMGRTQRGNNNAYCQDNLTTWVDWDLLEKNKELYEFIKNMIKLRKKYPIFQSTSYLECDDTRNGDIILHGTKLNQPDLSYHSLSIAFELLDKKNNTNFYIALNSYYNDLIFELPELQNEKWHRVVDTSCKESFKTVLEEINEKSYVVKARSSIILIRKQKQII
- a CDS encoding glutamate-5-semialdehyde dehydrogenase; translation: MYIENLCSAAKEAEIEIAQLSTKIKNQILLKSAKALLDNMENILKINEIDVKNAKENGVKAAFIDRLTLTPDRIKGMAQGLEEIAALNDPVGEFLYGKTLPNGLIIQQKRVPLGVIAIIFESRPNVTADAFGLCLKSGNAVVLRGGKEAINTNIAIVKIFKDVLKECGVNENAVQILEDTSHETANKLMKAHKYVDVLIPRGSARLINSVIENSTIPCIQTGIGNCHIFVDENGKIEDAINIIINAKTQRPGVCNAVETLLIHKNIAGNILPELGKQLIAKNVEIRGDETVNQYIPTSLKATEEDWATEYEDYIVAIKTVENIDEAIKHIGTYGTRHSECIITENYTNAQKFLNEIDAAAVYVNASTRFTDGGQFGFGAEIGISTQKLHARGPMGLKELTTTKYVIMGNGQVRE
- the proB gene encoding glutamate 5-kinase produces the protein MENNIRQRIKDSKRIVVKVGTSTLTYPNGNLNLNLINRLSWVLADLRNQDKEVILVTSGAIGVGSKSLNFEKRPTITREKQAAAAVGQVELMHIYQNFLGEYNQRVAQVLLTKEDFKAGERRTNTNNTLETLLDFGVIPIINANDTISTFEIEFSDNDRLSASVAALLQSDLLIILTDIDALYDANPKTHPEAKRIPYVEKVTDDILSMGGEKGSEFSVGGMETKLLAARTCYDHGVIMAILNGSNPLLIQDLMDQKDVGTVFDCKK